Proteins encoded by one window of Dermochelys coriacea isolate rDerCor1 chromosome 13, rDerCor1.pri.v4, whole genome shotgun sequence:
- the SDC4 gene encoding LOW QUALITY PROTEIN: syndecan-4 (The sequence of the model RefSeq protein was modified relative to this genomic sequence to represent the inferred CDS: deleted 2 bases in 2 codons) yields MDMQVRETEIMDPERYGEDYFLSGALPDDEDISDSRPDLSKESDGFSGSGDDGKEQALKLVHGMFRQIWWLSSDNYIPEDTGKGTKDEDENLMVDNEITPRKVLPAEKMDPSNKISMASTANSSLFERTEVLAALIAGGAVGLLFAVFLILLLVYRMKKKDEGSYDLGKKPIYKKAPTNEFYA; encoded by the exons ATGGATATGCAG GTGAGAGAAACTGAGATCATGGACCCAGAGAGGTATGGAGAGGACTATTTCCTC TCTGGAGCCTtgccagatgatgaagatatcagtGACTCCAGGCCTGACTTGAGCAAGGAGAGTGAc ggtttttcaggttctggaGATGATG GTAAAGAACAAGCTCTGAAATTAGTACATGGCATGTTCAGGCAGATCTGGTGG CTCTCGAGTGACAACTATATCCCTGAAGATACCGGTAAGGGGACAAAGGATGAGGATGAAAACCTGATGGTAGACAATGAAATAACTCCACGTAAAGTCTTGCCCGCTGAGAAAATGGATCCATCCAACAAGATTTCCATGGCCAGCACAGCCAACAGCAGCCTCTTTGAAAGAACAGAAGTCCTTGCAG CTCTTATTGCAGGTGGGGCAGTTGGGCTGCTGTTTGCTGTCTTCCTGATCCTCCTGTTGGTCTATCGCATGAAGAAAAAGGATGAGGGCAGTTATGATCTTGGCAAAAAACCAATCTACAAGAAAGCGCCTACAAATGAATTCTACGCTTAA